TACTCCGACGCCACGTCCACCAGCCGGTAGGTCGCCCAGACCCCCGCCACCGCCATCAACACCTGGATCGCCGGTTCGAGCACGCCGATCACGTTGATCGACAGGTCCAGCAGCGGCAGCAGTATGGACCACACGACGGTCATGGTCAGAATGCCCAGCGGCGCCTCGAAGCGGGTGATCACCGCGGCATCCACCCGCTGCAGGCGGCCGCCGAGCAGCTTGCGGATCCGCACCCCCACCAGGTAGCGCAGAACGCGGTCGACGATCACACCGAGCAGGACCAGGGCGAGCAGGGCCAGCCACTGCCAGTTCTCGAGCAGGAAGGCTCGTTCGCGCAGCGCCTCGGGCATCCGGGCGCGGAGCAGATCCGCCACCGAGGGCTCCACACCACCGCCCCCTTCCAGGCCGCCGATGAAGGCCCGGTCGCGCACGGACTCGAGCAGATCCGGCAACGCCTGGCGGGTCTGCCGGGAAAACAGCCAGCGTCCGTCGTCGTCACGCTCGAGGGCGATCACCCCCGCCGGAAAACGGCGCCAGACATAGGCCGGTTCGGCCCACTCCGCGGGAAGTTGTTCCAGGTCGACCCACTCGGTCTTGTCGAGGAAGATCTTCAGGTCACGGGCGAACTTGCGGCCCGCCTCCTCCCGGGCCGCCGGCGGCAGATCGGCGAGGTCCAGGCAGGACACCGCCTCCCGCAGGCGGTCTTTCTCTCCCCGGCGCACGGCCACCATCGCGTCGAGGAAGGTGCGGAAGGTGGCCCGGGGCGAAGCCAGGGCGGCCGGCACGGAGGAGCCGGTCTGCCCCCCGGCCTGCACCGGGGGGGCGGCCCCCGGATCCTGGGCCCAAGCGCCGCCCGGCGGGATGGCGGGCAGCAGCAGGGCGAGGACGATCCAGGGCCAGGGCCTGCGGAAAGCCGGAAACGGAGAACGGGGCATCGCTGGATTCCTCCAGGCCGGGGGCGATCCCCCGGCGCGGCGCCCATTGTGGTGCGGATCGTGCGGTGGCGACAAGCTTCCAGCGAGCGCGGGCCCTCAGGCGGCGGAATCGCCGGCCGGCGCGGCACGCCACGGCTTCATGCCGCCGCCCACTCTTCCGACAGCAGCGCCGCTTGCTCGAGAACGGTCTGGGTCGCCTTTTCCTGCTTGTCGGGAGGGTAACCGTGTTTGCGCAGGATACGCTTGACGAGGACCCGGAGCTGGGCGCGAACGTTCTCACGGAGCGTCCAGTCGATGGTCACGTTGTTGCGCACCGTCTGGACAAGTTCCCGGGCGATGCCGCGCAGGGTTTCGTCGCCGAGTACCTCGACGGCGCTGTCGTTGGTCTCGAGGGCGTCGTAGAAGGCGAGCTCGTCCTCGGTCAGTCCGAGTTGCTCGCCACGCGCACCGGCTTCGCGCATCTCCCTGGCAAGCTGAATCAGCTCCTCAATCACCTGCGCCGCCTCGATGGCCCGGTTCTGGTAGCGGCGGATGGTCCGCTCCAGCATCTCCGCGAAGGAGCGCGCCTGGACCACGTTCTTGCGGCGACGGGTCTTCAGTTCGCCTTTCAGCAACTTTTGCAACAGCTCCACCGCGAGGTTGCGCTGGGGCATGCCCCGGACCTCGGCCAGAAACTCGTCCGAGAGGATC
Above is a window of Acidobacteriota bacterium DNA encoding:
- a CDS encoding mechanosensitive ion channel family protein, with product MPRSPFPAFRRPWPWIVLALLLPAIPPGGAWAQDPGAAPPVQAGGQTGSSVPAALASPRATFRTFLDAMVAVRRGEKDRLREAVSCLDLADLPPAAREEAGRKFARDLKIFLDKTEWVDLEQLPAEWAEPAYVWRRFPAGVIALERDDDGRWLFSRQTRQALPDLLESVRDRAFIGGLEGGGGVEPSVADLLRARMPEALRERAFLLENWQWLALLALVLLGVIVDRVLRYLVGVRIRKLLGGRLQRVDAAVITRFEAPLGILTMTVVWSILLPLLDLSINVIGVLEPAIQVLMAVAGVWATYRLVDVASEYFASLTAETESKLDDLLVPLVRRALKIIVVAFGMVFIAQNLDIPIASLVTGLGLGGLAFALAAKDTVENLFGSVTVLIDRPFQLGDWIVIGDLEGTVVELGLRSTRIRTFYNSVITIPNSKLVSAAVDNLGAREYRRIKTYLSVKYDTPPEKIEAFCEGMRELVRRHPFTRKDYYNIYLNRFGASGLDILFYVFHKAPDWTTELRERHRLFLDILELARRLGVEFAFPTQTLHIASVPEGFAGAPAPPAPEAVPGFEEVVRQGREQARQVMEESWGQGVQPPVDFDDPDRIRPTPLG